Proteins from a single region of Amorphus orientalis:
- a CDS encoding LysR family transcriptional regulator → MSTEPSWDLYRTFAAVLREGSLSGAARALGLTQPTVARHIDALEASLGAALFVRTQRGLSPTDLALELAPYAELLGSTSAALLRTAHGGSDDVSGTVRISASEVVGMEHLPGILTRIRRAHPRLTLELSLSNTVDDLAQRKADVAVRMVRPTQQALVARRIGTLALGLHAHKAYLADRTPPRTLADLRDHDLIGYDVETPAIRGIVERFPELSRSAFAFRADNDVAQLAAIRAGFGIGVCQCAVARRDPELVHLLPDALSIDLEVWVVMHEDLRTSARCRAVFDGLVDGLGAIVDRR, encoded by the coding sequence ATGAGCACTGAACCGAGCTGGGATCTCTACCGGACCTTCGCCGCCGTTCTCAGGGAAGGCTCGCTCTCGGGAGCGGCACGGGCGCTCGGTCTCACCCAGCCGACGGTGGCGCGGCACATCGATGCGCTCGAAGCCTCGCTGGGCGCCGCCCTCTTCGTGCGGACCCAGCGCGGCCTGTCCCCGACCGATCTGGCGCTCGAACTCGCGCCCTATGCGGAGCTGCTCGGCTCGACGTCTGCCGCCCTTCTGCGCACCGCGCACGGCGGCAGTGACGACGTCTCCGGCACGGTGCGCATCAGCGCCAGCGAGGTGGTCGGGATGGAGCACCTGCCCGGGATCCTGACACGGATCCGCCGCGCCCATCCCCGGCTGACACTGGAACTGTCGCTGTCGAACACGGTGGACGATCTGGCCCAGCGCAAGGCGGACGTGGCCGTGCGCATGGTCCGGCCGACCCAGCAGGCGCTGGTCGCCCGGCGCATCGGAACGCTGGCGCTGGGCCTGCACGCCCACAAGGCCTATCTGGCCGATCGCACGCCGCCGCGGACGCTCGCCGATCTCCGCGACCACGACCTGATCGGCTACGACGTGGAGACCCCGGCAATCCGGGGCATCGTGGAGCGCTTTCCCGAACTCTCGCGGTCGGCATTCGCGTTCCGGGCTGACAACGACGTGGCGCAGCTGGCCGCGATCCGCGCCGGCTTCGGCATCGGGGTCTGCCAGTGCGCGGTCGCGCGCCGGGATCCGGAGCTGGTGCACCTTCTCCCCGACGCGCTCTCGATCGATCTCGAGGTCTGGGTGGTCATGCACGAGGACCTGCGCACAAGCGCGCGCTGCCGCGCCGTGTTCGACGGGCTCGTCGACGGCCTGGGCGCGATCGTGGACCGGAGGTGA
- a CDS encoding uracil-DNA glycosylase, with the protein MDGAGVDRKALEALFGWYEAIGVDAVVLDAPVDRFRAPSPAAPSIDRRSPTRLPAGEAPPAAPLAAPSVSGERSRGSEVDEVMQARAEAARAATLEDLHRILDQFEGCALRQTARQLVFSDGNPAGRLMLIGEAPGREEDAQGKPFVGRSGQLLDRMLAAIGLDRSTAYIANVVPWRPPGNRTPSPLETEICKPFIARQIELAEPDVLVFLGGAAAKAITGSTEGILRARGKWSTYRAGGREIACMATLHPAYLLRQPAQKRLAWRDFLAIRNRLEGAE; encoded by the coding sequence ATCGACGGGGCTGGCGTGGATCGGAAAGCGCTCGAGGCGCTGTTCGGATGGTATGAGGCCATCGGCGTCGATGCCGTTGTCCTCGATGCGCCGGTCGATCGCTTCCGTGCGCCGAGCCCCGCCGCACCCTCCATCGATCGGCGCTCGCCAACCCGCTTGCCGGCGGGAGAAGCACCGCCGGCCGCACCGCTCGCCGCGCCTTCCGTATCGGGAGAGCGGTCGCGCGGGAGCGAGGTGGACGAGGTGATGCAGGCCCGGGCCGAGGCGGCGCGAGCGGCCACGCTGGAGGACCTTCACCGGATTCTGGACCAGTTCGAGGGCTGCGCTCTGAGGCAGACGGCCCGCCAACTCGTCTTTTCCGACGGCAATCCGGCCGGTCGACTGATGCTGATCGGTGAGGCGCCGGGGCGGGAGGAGGACGCCCAGGGCAAGCCGTTCGTGGGCCGCTCCGGCCAGCTGCTCGACAGGATGCTGGCGGCCATCGGCCTCGACCGCTCCACCGCCTACATCGCCAACGTCGTACCATGGCGGCCGCCCGGCAATCGCACCCCGAGCCCGCTGGAAACGGAAATCTGCAAGCCCTTCATCGCGCGCCAGATCGAGCTGGCCGAGCCGGACGTGCTCGTCTTTCTGGGCGGGGCGGCCGCGAAGGCGATCACCGGTTCCACCGAGGGCATCCTGCGCGCCCGTGGCAAGTGGTCGACCTATCGCGCCGGCGGCCGCGAGATCGCCTGCATGGCGACCCTGCACCCGGCCTATCTGCTGCGGCAGCCGGCACAGAAACGTCTTGCCTGGCGCGACTTTCTCGCCATCCGCAATCGCCTTGAGGGGGCTGAATGA
- the cydB gene encoding cytochrome d ubiquinol oxidase subunit II → MEHYLPVIWGGLIGTAITLYVLLDGFDLGVGILFPFGKSEAERDHMMNSVAPFWDGNETWLILGGGGLWVAFPSAYAIIMPAMYIPVILMLLGLIFRGVAFEFRFVSKPHHRLWDFAFAAGSIVAAFCQGLVLGGVLSGIDVVDGKFAGGPFDFLSPFGIMCGFGMIVGYALLGSTWLMVRIEGGVADRARKWAFPALVLLLAFIVAVSIWTPLIHPHIADRWFSAPNIYVLWLVPVVTALVALFAMRKIDGHHPLSAFAASVALFLLCFLGLGISTFPYMVPPTLTVWDTAAVPASQLFTLFGVLVMLPIILLYTAFVYWTFRGKLQPGEGYH, encoded by the coding sequence ATGGAACACTATCTTCCGGTGATCTGGGGAGGGTTGATCGGCACCGCCATCACCCTCTACGTGCTCCTCGACGGGTTCGATCTCGGCGTCGGGATCCTCTTTCCCTTCGGCAAGTCGGAGGCCGAACGCGACCACATGATGAACTCGGTCGCCCCGTTCTGGGACGGCAACGAGACCTGGCTCATCCTCGGCGGCGGCGGGCTGTGGGTCGCCTTTCCCAGCGCCTACGCGATCATCATGCCGGCGATGTATATCCCGGTGATCCTGATGCTCCTGGGGCTGATATTCCGGGGTGTCGCGTTCGAGTTCCGCTTCGTGTCGAAGCCGCATCACCGCCTGTGGGACTTCGCCTTCGCGGCCGGATCCATCGTCGCGGCGTTCTGCCAGGGCCTCGTTCTCGGCGGGGTCCTCAGCGGCATCGACGTGGTCGACGGCAAGTTCGCCGGCGGTCCGTTCGACTTCCTGTCGCCTTTCGGCATCATGTGCGGCTTCGGGATGATCGTCGGCTACGCACTGCTCGGCTCCACCTGGCTGATGGTCCGCATCGAGGGCGGCGTCGCCGACAGGGCCCGCAAGTGGGCCTTTCCCGCGCTGGTTCTGCTTCTCGCGTTCATCGTGGCCGTGTCGATCTGGACGCCGCTGATCCATCCGCACATCGCCGATCGCTGGTTCTCGGCGCCGAACATCTACGTCCTGTGGCTGGTGCCGGTGGTGACTGCGCTCGTCGCCCTGTTCGCGATGCGAAAGATCGATGGGCACCATCCGCTCAGCGCCTTCGCGGCGTCGGTGGCGCTGTTCCTGCTGTGCTTCCTCGGCCTCGGGATCTCGACCTTCCCGTACATGGTCCCGCCGACGCTGACCGTCTGGGACACGGCCGCGGTGCCCGCCAGCCAGCTCTTCACCCTGTTCGGGGTGCTGGTGATGTTGCCGATCATCCTTCTGTACACGGCGTTCGTGTACTGGACGTTCCGGGGCAAGCTGCAGCCGGGCGAGGGCTACCACTAG
- a CDS encoding S49 family peptidase, whose protein sequence is MLDSVRALLPKRWSRKVPVVPIVRVSGAIGLSTPLRPGVTMASLAHVLERAFSIKRAPAVAILINSPGGSPVQSHLIYKRIRALAEEKEKRVLVFVEDVCASGGYMIAAAGDEIYVDQSSIVGSIGVVSQGFGFVGLIDKLGIERRVYTSGDRKAILDPFKPEREEDIAHLLNLQEEVHAEFRDLVKARRGDLLSDDDDVFSGLFWTGRTAVSLGLADGIGDARTLIRERYGDETILKVVSAPRSMPFRRPPPGVSFPDTSGLGRDIVSTLEERALWARYGL, encoded by the coding sequence GTGCTCGACAGCGTCCGCGCTCTTCTCCCCAAAAGATGGTCCCGCAAGGTTCCGGTGGTTCCCATCGTCCGGGTGTCCGGGGCGATAGGCCTGTCCACGCCGCTGCGGCCAGGGGTGACGATGGCGAGCCTGGCGCACGTGCTGGAGCGTGCCTTCTCGATAAAACGCGCGCCGGCGGTGGCCATCCTGATCAATTCGCCCGGCGGCTCGCCGGTGCAGTCGCATCTGATCTACAAGCGCATTCGGGCGCTGGCGGAAGAGAAGGAAAAACGCGTCCTGGTCTTCGTCGAGGACGTCTGCGCCTCCGGCGGCTACATGATCGCGGCGGCGGGCGACGAGATCTATGTCGATCAGAGCTCCATCGTCGGCTCGATCGGCGTCGTCTCTCAGGGCTTCGGGTTCGTCGGGCTGATCGACAAGCTCGGCATCGAGCGGCGGGTCTACACGTCCGGTGACCGCAAGGCGATCCTCGATCCCTTCAAGCCCGAGCGCGAGGAGGACATCGCCCATCTCCTCAATCTGCAGGAAGAGGTCCACGCCGAATTCCGCGATCTGGTCAAGGCGCGCCGGGGCGATCTCCTGTCCGACGACGACGATGTCTTCTCCGGGCTGTTCTGGACCGGACGCACGGCGGTTTCGCTCGGCCTTGCCGACGGCATCGGCGATGCCCGCACCCTGATCAGGGAACGCTATGGCGACGAGACGATCCTCAAGGTGGTGTCGGCGCCGCGTTCCATGCCGTTCCGGCGGCCGCCCCCCGGCGTTTCGTTTCCCGATACCTCCGGGCTCGGCCGCGACATCGTCTCCACGCTGGAGGAACGCGCGCTCTGGGCCCGGTACGGTTTGTAG
- a CDS encoding glycine--tRNA ligase subunit alpha — translation MTDKPDTDPLSPRTSFQGLILTLQQFWAAQGCVVLQPYDMEVGAGTFHPATTLRALGPRPWKAAYVQPSRRPTDGRYGENPNRYQHYYQFQVILKPSPPDLQALYLASLEAIGVDMALHDVRFVEDDWESPTLGAWGLGWECWCDGMEVSQFTYFQQVAGFECAPVAGELTYGLERLAMYVQGVDNFRDINFNGRDGAERTTYGDVFLQAEREYSRHNFEHADTEKLLQHFRDAEEECHALVAAGWTGEGDSRRHLMAQPAYDQCIKASHLFNLLDARGVISVTERQSYILRVRALARACGEAWLATEAGGAEPIPA, via the coding sequence ATGACCGACAAGCCCGACACCGATCCCCTGTCGCCCCGCACCTCGTTCCAGGGGCTGATCCTGACGCTGCAGCAGTTCTGGGCGGCACAGGGCTGCGTCGTGCTGCAGCCCTACGACATGGAGGTCGGCGCCGGCACATTCCATCCGGCGACCACGCTCCGCGCGCTGGGTCCGCGGCCCTGGAAGGCGGCCTATGTGCAGCCGTCCCGGCGGCCCACCGACGGGCGCTACGGCGAGAACCCGAACCGCTATCAGCACTACTACCAGTTCCAGGTGATCCTGAAGCCGAGCCCGCCGGACCTGCAGGCGCTCTATCTGGCCAGCCTGGAGGCGATCGGCGTCGACATGGCGCTCCACGACGTGCGGTTCGTGGAGGACGACTGGGAAAGCCCGACGCTCGGCGCCTGGGGGCTCGGCTGGGAGTGCTGGTGCGACGGGATGGAAGTCTCCCAGTTCACCTATTTCCAGCAGGTGGCGGGCTTCGAGTGCGCCCCGGTGGCCGGCGAACTGACCTACGGTCTGGAGCGCCTCGCCATGTACGTGCAGGGCGTCGACAATTTCCGAGACATCAACTTCAACGGCCGCGACGGCGCCGAGCGGACCACCTACGGCGACGTCTTCCTGCAGGCCGAGCGGGAATATTCCCGGCACAATTTCGAGCACGCCGACACGGAGAAGCTGCTGCAGCATTTCCGCGACGCCGAGGAGGAGTGCCATGCGCTCGTCGCCGCCGGCTGGACCGGGGAGGGCGACAGCCGCCGCCACCTGATGGCCCAGCCCGCCTACGACCAGTGCATCAAGGCGAGCCACCTGTTCAATCTGCTTGATGCGCGCGGCGTGATCTCGGTGACAGAGCGGCAGAGCTACATCCTGCGGGTGCGGGCGCTGGCCCGGGCCTGCGGCGAGGCGTGGCTTGCAACGGAAGCCGGCGGCGCGGAGCCGATCCCGGCCTGA
- a CDS encoding cytochrome ubiquinol oxidase subunit I, with the protein MDFDPVLLSRIQFAFTVTFHIIFPSFTIGLAAWIATLEGMWLWSKNERYHKLARFWTKIFAVSFGMGVVSGVVLSYQFGTNWSEYSRVVGNVVAPLIGYEVLTAFFLEATFLGIMLFGWNRVPPWLHFTASVLVALGTAMSAFWILSANSWMQYPVGYSMQNGVAVPEDWLEIIFSPTFPTRFAHMLTAAYITTAFVVLAAGARYWLQGRHIDHAETMIKMALGLLIVLVPLQMEFGDQSGMKVAEYQPTKVAAMEAHWDGNESPVPFVLFAWPNEETESNDFAITIPHVASMLITRTWDGKFPGLKDVPAEDRPPVAPVFFSFRIMVGLGLIMLATVVVGAVLWWRRRLFSTGLYLKTVSYMWPIGFLAIVAGWYTTEIGRQPWVVHGVLRTADAVSPVPGGSVATTLALFVIVYGIVFSFGIYYINRLLRRGPEPTGEGSSESSARRPISFAHDAGRDAIQPGE; encoded by the coding sequence ATGGATTTTGATCCCGTCTTGCTCTCGCGAATCCAGTTCGCCTTCACAGTCACGTTTCACATCATCTTCCCTTCCTTCACGATTGGTCTGGCCGCCTGGATCGCCACGCTCGAAGGGATGTGGCTGTGGTCGAAAAACGAGCGCTACCATAAGCTTGCTCGTTTCTGGACGAAGATCTTCGCCGTGTCGTTCGGCATGGGCGTCGTCTCCGGCGTGGTCCTCAGCTACCAGTTCGGCACAAACTGGAGCGAATATTCCCGCGTGGTCGGCAACGTGGTCGCTCCGCTGATCGGCTACGAGGTTCTGACCGCCTTCTTCCTCGAGGCCACGTTCCTCGGCATCATGCTGTTCGGCTGGAACCGGGTTCCGCCGTGGCTGCACTTCACCGCGTCGGTGCTGGTCGCGCTCGGAACCGCGATGTCCGCCTTCTGGATCCTTTCGGCGAACTCCTGGATGCAGTATCCAGTCGGCTACTCCATGCAGAACGGCGTAGCGGTGCCGGAAGACTGGCTTGAGATCATCTTCTCACCGACGTTCCCGACCCGGTTCGCCCACATGCTGACGGCGGCCTACATCACCACGGCCTTCGTGGTGCTGGCCGCGGGGGCGCGCTACTGGCTGCAGGGGCGCCACATCGATCACGCCGAGACGATGATCAAGATGGCGCTGGGTCTCCTGATCGTGCTGGTTCCGCTGCAGATGGAGTTCGGCGATCAGAGCGGCATGAAGGTCGCCGAGTACCAGCCGACCAAGGTGGCCGCCATGGAGGCCCATTGGGACGGCAACGAATCGCCGGTTCCGTTCGTGTTGTTCGCGTGGCCGAACGAGGAGACGGAATCCAACGACTTCGCCATCACCATCCCGCACGTGGCGAGCATGCTGATCACCCGCACGTGGGACGGCAAGTTCCCGGGCCTGAAGGACGTTCCGGCGGAAGACCGGCCGCCGGTCGCGCCCGTCTTCTTTTCGTTCCGCATCATGGTCGGGCTCGGTCTGATCATGCTGGCGACGGTGGTGGTCGGCGCGGTGCTGTGGTGGCGGCGGCGTCTCTTCTCCACCGGTCTCTACCTGAAGACCGTCTCCTATATGTGGCCGATCGGCTTCCTGGCGATCGTCGCCGGCTGGTACACAACTGAGATCGGACGACAGCCCTGGGTGGTGCACGGGGTGCTGAGAACCGCCGACGCGGTGTCGCCGGTGCCGGGCGGTTCCGTGGCGACGACGCTGGCACTGTTCGTCATCGTCTACGGGATCGTGTTCTCGTTCGGCATCTACTACATCAACCGGCTCCTTCGGCGCGGTCCGGAGCCGACCGGCGAAGGCTCGTCCGAAAGCTCGGCCCGCCGGCCGATCTCCTTCGCCCACGACGCCGGCCGCGACGCGATCCAGCCAGGGGAGTAA